Proteins encoded in a region of the Neodiprion virginianus isolate iyNeoVirg1 chromosome 2, iyNeoVirg1.1, whole genome shotgun sequence genome:
- the LOC124297171 gene encoding hydroxysteroid dehydrogenase-like protein 2 — translation MITNTGKLAGRTIFITGASRGIGKQIALKAARDGANIVVAAKTADPHPKLPGTIYSAAKEIEAAGGKALPCVVDVRDETQVISAVENAVKKFGGIDALINNASAISLTRTLDTDMKRYDLMHNINTRGTFLVSKICLPYLLKSPNPHIVNISPPLNLAPHWFAPHVAYTMAKYGMSMCVLGMAEEFKENGVAVNAVWPKTAIHTAAIEMLTGPDSSNHSRKPEIVADTVYSLLCRDSRSVTGQFFVDEDYLRNEGVTDFTQYACNPEYKDKLMPDFFLDIDPVTILGTFAKGGATKALNDQAASKDTKVTDSGGDKVQEIFTVIQANLSSELVNKTGAIFQFNVKGDEASTWFIDLKNGKGTAGKGEPGQPADATLTMDSKNFFAMFGGKLKPATAFMTGKLKITGSLQKAMKLETLMNRLKSKL, via the exons GAAACTCGCTGGGCGTACGATTTTTATCACGGGAGCATCGCGAGGCATTGGAAAACAAATTGCTCTGAAGGCAGCTCGAGATGGTGCCAATATTGTTGTTGCTGCAAAAACTGCTGATCCTCATCCAAAATTACCTGGAACCATTTATAGTGCTGCCAAAGAAA TCGAAGCTGCAGGTGGCAAAGCATTGCCGTGTGTAGTAGACGTCAGGGATGAAACACAGGTCATTTCGGCAGTAGAGAAtgcagtaaaaaaatttggtggAATAGACGCTCTCATTAATAATGCCAGTGCTATTTCTCTGACGAGGACTTTGGACACAGATATGAAGCGATATGATTTAATGCACAACATCAATACAAGAGGAACATTTCTCGT ATCTAAAATATGTCTTCCATATTTATTGAAGAGCCCAAATCCACATATTGTTAATATAAGCCCTCCACTTAACTTGGCGCCTCATTGGTTTGCTCCTCATGTTGCTTACACCATGGCCAAGTACGGTATGTCGATGTGCGTTCTTGGTATGGCGGAGGAATTCAAAGAAAATGGAGTTGCAGTAAATGCAGTATGGCCTAAGACAG CTATACATACTGCAGCTATTGAAATGCTGACTGGCCCGGATTCTAGTAATCACAGTCGAAAACCAGAAATTGTTGCCGACACTGTCTACAGTCTACTCTGCAGAGATTCACGGTCTGTAACAGGACAATTCTTTGTAGATGAAGATTATCTTAGAAATGAAGGTGTCACAGACTTCACACAATATGCGTGTAACCCAG AATACAAGGACAAGCTGATGCCAGATTTCTTCTTAGACATTGATCCAGTCACAATCTTAGGAACTTTTGCAAAAGGAGGCGCAACCAAAGCACTGAATGACCAAGCTGCCAGTAAAGATACCAAGGTGACTGACTCAGGCGGCGATAAAGTGCAGGAGATATTTACAGTTATACAAGCTAACCTTAGCAGTGAGCTAGTAAACAAGACTGgagcaatttttcaatttaacgTCAAAG GAGACGAAGCTAGCACATGGTTCATAGATCTGAAAAATGGTAAAGGCACAGCTGGCAAAGGTGAGCCTGGGCAACCAGCTGACGCTACACTAACTATGGActcgaaaaacttttttgcaATGTTTGGTG GTAAACTGAAACCTGCAACAGCTTTTATGACCGGTAAGTTGAAGATTACTGGTAGTCTTCAGAAAGCAATGAAATTGGAAACTTTGATGAATAGATTAAAATCAAAGCTTTGA